DNA from bacterium:
TCAAATACTGGGGCGTATGGCAAGTCACATCGCTCATATCCTGCGAGGTAAACATAAACCAATCTATACTCCCTACTTAGACACGGGTGATAATGTAGTCGTGATTAATGCACAGAAGGTTAATGTGACGGGTAAGAAAGCAGAGCAAAAAATTTATTACCACCATACAACCTATCCTGGTCATTTAAAGAGTATAAAATATAACAAATTAATGGCTCAGTCCCCGGATAAGGTAATTAGATTAGCGGTGAAAAGGATGTTACCTAAAGGGGTATTAGGCAGAAAAATGCTTAAAAAGTTATACATCTACCCAGGTAATACTCATCCTCATCAGGCTCAACAACCAGAAATGTTAAATAGGTAACGGGTGACTAATGTCGTGTTGAACAAATAACGCACGGAATTTGATTCTGGTAACTGGTGATTGGTAACTGGTAATTGGTAATTAAATACCGTTCGGCTGAGCTCAGGACGAAACTATTTAACCAATTACCAGTTACCATTTAACCAATTACCAGGCAATAAGGAGGTTTTGTAAAAAAATGGCTACAACTCAAAATTATGGGACAGGTAGAAGGAAAAGGGCAATTGCAAGGGTAAGACTTCTTCCGGGAGTAGGTAAAATAGTTATCAATAAAAAAGAACTAAAAGATTACTTCGGTGGTAGAAGTTTAACCTTTGAACCTATTATCCAACAACCACTAATGGCTACTTCTACTTTAGGTAAGTATGATATTTTAGCTACCGTAGAAGGCGGTGGTGTTACTGGTCAGGCAGAGGCTATTCGCCATGGCATAGCCAGAGCCCTTGTCCGGGCTAATGAGGAATTGCGAACAATTCTTGGCCGGGGCGGATTTCTAACTCGAGACCCGCGCATGCATGAACGGAAAAAATATGGACTCTATGGCCGAAGACGCAGATTCCAGTACTCCAAACGGTAATTTAATGATTGGTAACCATTCAGGTAGTCCTTTACCACAGAGACGCAGAGGAACAGAGAAGACATAGAAATAAAGTAACTATTCAGCCACTGATTAACACGGATTAGCACGGATAAATAGCAGAGGACAGAGGGCAGAAGGCAGAGGGCAGAGGGCAACAAGAGAAAAACCCTTCAGCCTGATTACGGACACGGATTACGAATTTTCAGTGTTTCAT
Protein-coding regions in this window:
- the rplM gene encoding 50S ribosomal protein L13, yielding MKTYMAKEKDLQKKWYVVDAGSQILGRMASHIAHILRGKHKPIYTPYLDTGDNVVVINAQKVNVTGKKAEQKIYYHHTTYPGHLKSIKYNKLMAQSPDKVIRLAVKRMLPKGVLGRKMLKKLYIYPGNTHPHQAQQPEMLNR
- the rpsI gene encoding 30S ribosomal protein S9 is translated as MATTQNYGTGRRKRAIARVRLLPGVGKIVINKKELKDYFGGRSLTFEPIIQQPLMATSTLGKYDILATVEGGGVTGQAEAIRHGIARALVRANEELRTILGRGGFLTRDPRMHERKKYGLYGRRRRFQYSKR